A section of the Rhipicephalus sanguineus isolate Rsan-2018 chromosome 11, BIME_Rsan_1.4, whole genome shotgun sequence genome encodes:
- the LOC119375446 gene encoding uncharacterized protein LOC119375446, with product MRSIREVLAADRDRGLLAQPNKGKVMACVSADRASSHVMRSGAYTHFADWRFVHRARLNLLSLNGAAMGPPERDQRCRTCGYQRETLPHLLGHCMARSALYTARHNAVVARIRTAASRNFSIAFENRPVGDTGLRPHLVLVRGKEAIVLDVAGPFENTRKAFTNTRNDKVSRYELVAAYLRRRYQRVLVAAVIVGALGAWDPDNDRVLRRLCSRPYLRLFKKTCVSEVLAASRNIYHVHVRGGRP from the exons ATGCGGTCCATCCGCGAGGTCCTCGCGGCGGACCGCGACCGTGGCCTGCTTGCCCAGCCGAACAAGGGGAAGGTCATGGCGTGCGTCTCGGCGGACCGCGCCAGTTCACATGTCATGCGGAGTGGGGCCTACACTCACTTCGCGGACTGGCGCTTTGTTCACCGGGCGCGCCTCAACCTACTTTCTTTGAACGGCGCCGCCAT GGGCCCTCCGGAGCGCGACCAGCGATGCCGGACCTGCGGTTACCAGCGGGAGACCCTGCCGCACCTGCTGGGCCACTGTATGGCAAGGAGCGCCTTGTACACGGCTCGGCACAACGCCGTGGTCGCCCGTATCCGTACCGCAGCGTCGCGGAACTTCAGCATCGCCTTCGAGAACCGGCCTGTTGGCGACACCGGACTACGGCCCCACCTTGTCCTCGTTCGCGGTAAAGAGGCCATCGTACTGGATGTGGCGGGTCCGTTCGAAAACACGCGCAAGGCTTTCACTAACACGAGGAACGACAAGGTCTCCCGTTATGAGCTAGTCGCCGCCTACCTCCGCCGACGCTACCAGCGGGTTTTGGTGGCAGCCGTCATCGTCGGCGCGTTGGGCGCGTGGGACCCCGACAATGACCGCGTCCTGCGCCGACTCTGCTCCCGACCCTACCTGCGGCTGTTCAAGAAGACCTGCGTCAGCGAAGTGCTGGCGGCGTCGCGGAACATTTATCATGTTCATGTGCGCGGCGGCCGACCCTAA